The Nitrospiria bacterium DNA window CCCAAGCTCCGAGAGAACCTTCGCGCGTTTTCGGAGCAGGCCCGGCTGAGCCGCCAGCTGGCCGAGATCAAGCGGGACTGTCCGGTCGAACTGAACCTCGACCGCTTCCAGCGGGCCGAACCGGATGCGGAGGCGATGACCCGCCTCTTCCTCGAACTGGAATTCGGCAGCCTGCTCAAACGGGTCGAATCGCCCGCCCGCCTGCCTGCCGGTCAGGCAGGTCCGACAGACGGGCCCGCCGCTCCCGACTCGGTCCGGGTCGAAATCACGGATTCCGATGAATCGCTGCGCGGGATGGCGGGCGTCCTGGCCGCCGCCAAAACCATCGGACTGGGTTTTTGGACCCTCCCAAGCGGTCCTGCCCGTCCGGCAGGCGGGTCTTCCGCCGACCATCATGCGCCGGGCCGGGACCGGTCCGCGATTCTGGGAATCGCCCTCGCGGTGACGGATCGGGTCTTCTATATCCCGTTGGGCCATCACTACCTGGGCGCGCCGGCCGCGCCGGAGAGCCGAATCATCATAGAACAGTTGCGGCCCTTGCTGTCGGATGCGTCGATCCGGAAGGTCGGCCATGACCTCAAAGCGGCCCTGTTGACAAGCCATCAAAGCGGCCTCTCGATCGAAGAGCCGATGGATGACACCATGATCGCCTCCTATCTTTTAAACCCCAACCGGCGGGATCATAGCCTGGAAACCGCAGCGATCGATCGGCTCGGCCTCCGCTTGCCCGAACTGGCCGCTCCGCTTGCGCCGGAAATTCCCGTCGAACAGATGGCTTCGGCCGCGGGCGAACGCGCGTCGGCCGTTCTGCGACTCGATTCGTCCCTCCGGCCGCTTCTTCACGAACAGGGACTGGACCGATTGTTCGACGAGATCGAGATGCCGCTGGTCCCGGTGCTGGCCGAGATGGAAGAGATCGGCATCAAGCTGGATGTCGGTCGGCTTGCGTCTCTTTCCAAGGAACTGGAGACGCAGCTGTCGGGCATGGTTCAAAGAATCCAGACCCTGGCCGGAACGGAGTTTAATCTCAATTCTCCGAAGCAGTTGGCCGAGATCCTGTTCGACCGGCTCGGTTTAAAACCCATCAAGAAAACGAAGACGGGCTATTCCACCAATGAAGAGGTGCTGCAGCAACTGGCCCTTCAGCACGAGCTCCCGGCCGAGATCCTCAACTACCGGCAATTGACGAAACTCAAATCGACTTACGTCGACGCGCTGCCCCGTCTGGTCCATCCCGGGACCCGCCGCCTTCACACCTCGCTGAACCAGACCGTCGCGGCCACCGGCCGTCTCTCCAGCAGCGATCCCAACCTCCAGAACATCCCGGTCAAGGGCGAGTGGGGAGCGCGCATCCGTCAGGCCTTTATTGCGGAGACCGGATGCCGCTTGCTTTCGGCCGACTACAACCAGGTCGAGCTCCGGATCCTGGCCCATCTTTCACAGGACCCGCACCTCCTGTCCTCCTTTCAACACGGGGAAGACATCCACGCCACGACGGCCACGCAAATCTTCGGCCTCGCCCCGGAGCAGATCACGGCCGAGATGCGCCGCACCGCGAAGACGGTGAACTTCGGGATCATCTACGGGATCAGCCCCTACGGCCTGTCCGGCACGCTGGGCGTTTCCCAGTCGGAGGCCAAACGGTACATCGACCGGTATTTCGCCCATTACAGCGGCGTCCGACGCTTCATCGACAAGACGATCGCCGAGGCGAAGGAACGGGGCTACGTCACCACGATCTTTTCGAGGCGCAGGCCGATTCCGGAGCTGGCCAACGAAACGCCGTCCGTCCGTGGTCTGGGCGAGCGCACCGCGATCAACACGCCGATCCAAGGAAGCGCCGCCGACCTGATCAAACTGGCGATGATCCGCATCGCGCGGCGGCTGAAGGCGGAAGGCCGTCGGTCCCGGATGTTACTGCAGATTCACGACGAGCTGATCTTCGAAGTTCCGGAAGAGGAGATCGATCCGATCACCGGGCTGGTGCGGAATGAGATGGAGGGCGTGATGCCGTGCCTGCCGGCAGGCGGGCCGCTTTCCGTTCCCTTGAAGGTCGACATCGGCGTCGGCGCGAACTGGAACGAGGCGCACCCGTAGTTCAGCGAGCAAAGCGAGCGAGAAGGGGAGGCTCCGTCCGGCTTGGCCGGTGGAGAATAAGCGAAGATCAGGCTTTGCCTGTCCGAGCGCGGGGAGTGGGGGCATCGGAGGACCAGTTATAAGGGTCGCCGGACGGGCCCCCACAGATAATGGCGGCAACGCGAGCCCCTATGATGAAGACGCTATTGCAGCCCCAGCGTCGTCCAGGTCTGTCCGCCGTCGGTCGTCTTGATGATTTTCCGGTTGAAGAGGGCGGCATAAAAAGTGGTGTGGTCGATGTCGGTCTTCATGAAGTCGGCCGCCGCGAAGGCCGTCAGGCCGGGCTGGAGGATCTCGGAAGGCGTCGAGCAGTCCCAAAGAATGCACCAAAAGCCCCCTCGATCCACGCTCCGAACAATCCCATCGGAACCCGCGTAGAGCGTCAGATCCGCCGTGGTGGGACCGATCAGCGGCGCCACAAAATAGATTGTGAATTTGAATTTGGGATCGTAGGAAAGGTTAAAAGTAATCCCCGAGTCCGTGCTCTTGTATATCCCGCTGCCACCCGAACCGGCTTCTCCCCCGCTCGTCCCGACGTACAGCTCGGAAGCCAGCTGCGGGTTCACGGCCATGGAGACCACCTCCTCCTGCGTCAAGGCCTTCAGGCCGGGGATGGCCTCGGTCCACTGGGCATCGATGCTCGGGTTGACTCCTCTCGAGAAAAACCCGCCGCCCTCGGTCCCGATATAGAGCCGGCTCGTCGCCTGGTCGGGGACGAGGGTGGGGTAAATGGCCATGGCCGTGACGGCGGAATTGCTCAAGTTGTCGGTGAACGGCGAAAAGGTGAAGCCGCCGTCGGCGCTTCTCCAGACACCGCTCGACTGGCTCGCCAGATAAACGCCGCGGCAAGGGGGGGTGGGGGGACAAAAGTTGCGGTCGATGACGATCGCCCGTATGCTGGTGATCGCGCTTTGACCGATGGGACTTGACCAGGTCTCACCGTAATCCAGGCTGGCAAAGATCCCTCCGTTTTCCGTTCCGGCATAGATCCGGGACGGCGTGACCCAATCAATCGCCAGCGCCGTGACCTTCAGGTCGATCAATCCGTTGTTGATCGGGGCCCACGAACTTCCGCCGTCGGTGCTCTTGAAGACGCCGCCGCCGTCGGTGCCCACGTAGAGCGTGGTCGGCGTAACGGGATCGATCGCGATCGCCTTGAGGTCGTAGGTGCTCGAAATATTCTTGGAAGGGGAACCCCAGCAGCCGGACAGGACCGGGACGAGGATTAGGACCAGGATCAGGCCGCCAAGGGGATGAACATTGACGACCCGGTTGAGAGAATCTTCGGAGGTCATTACATCATCGGGATTCGGTAGTGTTGCACCATCCGCTGCCCCGCGGTATCGATCACCGAGAGATTCTCCTCGCCGTAATTCGTGACGAAGACGTTTTTCCCGTCGGCCGAGAGGGCAATGGACCGCGGCGATGCCCCCGCGTCCATGGTCTTCTGAACCGTCCCGGTCGCCGCGTCGATCAGTGAAAGGGTGTTGGAATGTTGATTCAAAACATAGGCGGTTTTCCCGTCCGGGGTGAAAGCCACTTCCATCGGCCCTTCCCCGACCGGGATCGTCCGGATCACTTGAAGGCTCGACAGGTCCACGACCGCCACGCTGTCGGCTCCTTCGTCGGCGACGTAGGCCTGACGGCCGTCCGGCGCCACGGCGACGGCCATGGGCGCCAGGCCGACCTCGACGCGCCGGACGATCCGCCACGACGCGGTATCGATCACGGCCATGTCTTTGTAGCCGTGATCCACGACGTAGGCCTGACGGCCGTCCGGCGAGAAGGCGATCCCGCAGGGCCGGCTTCCCACCGGGATCGTCCGGACCACGCGCTTGGAGGCCGTATCGATGACCGAGACGTCGTTCGATCCGTGGTTGCTGACGTACAGAAACCCTCCGGAAGGGGTCAGGGCCGCGCGGATCGGATTGCGC harbors:
- the polA gene encoding DNA polymerase I translates to MPVPNPDPQISTRPRLLLIDGHSYIYRAYFAIRNLSTSKGIPTNAVFGFTTMLLKTVRDQRPDYLAVAFDAKGPTLRHAEYREYKAQRPEMPDSLRRQIPYIQRVVEAFRIPVLLQEGLEADDLIGTLARQAEAAGLDVTIVSGDKDMFQLISPRTCVYDTMKDRVYRAEDVRERFGVEPERVIDIMGLMGDSIDNIPGVPGIGEKTAVDLIRRFGSIENLLAHLDEIDKPKLRENLRAFSEQARLSRQLAEIKRDCPVELNLDRFQRAEPDAEAMTRLFLELEFGSLLKRVESPARLPAGQAGPTDGPAAPDSVRVEITDSDESLRGMAGVLAAAKTIGLGFWTLPSGPARPAGGSSADHHAPGRDRSAILGIALAVTDRVFYIPLGHHYLGAPAAPESRIIIEQLRPLLSDASIRKVGHDLKAALLTSHQSGLSIEEPMDDTMIASYLLNPNRRDHSLETAAIDRLGLRLPELAAPLAPEIPVEQMASAAGERASAVLRLDSSLRPLLHEQGLDRLFDEIEMPLVPVLAEMEEIGIKLDVGRLASLSKELETQLSGMVQRIQTLAGTEFNLNSPKQLAEILFDRLGLKPIKKTKTGYSTNEEVLQQLALQHELPAEILNYRQLTKLKSTYVDALPRLVHPGTRRLHTSLNQTVAATGRLSSSDPNLQNIPVKGEWGARIRQAFIAETGCRLLSADYNQVELRILAHLSQDPHLLSSFQHGEDIHATTATQIFGLAPEQITAEMRRTAKTVNFGIIYGISPYGLSGTLGVSQSEAKRYIDRYFAHYSGVRRFIDKTIAEAKERGYVTTIFSRRRPIPELANETPSVRGLGERTAINTPIQGSAADLIKLAMIRIARRLKAEGRRSRMLLQIHDELIFEVPEEEIDPITGLVRNEMEGVMPCLPAGGPLSVPLKVDIGVGANWNEAHP
- a CDS encoding YncE family protein, producing MKRREGIAWSLAIFIAAGGLAGCGATSGPAKKPYASENWLLKGQDADPDEGMWSAIRQEPLRVVAGPSDRQLFLLRAKAGEGMLLFVDRQSQRAVSRVPVGSAPIFMAISSDGKEAYVANHLSDSVSVVDLAGQQVTATIPVGRNPIRAALTPSGGFLYVSNHGSNDVSVIDTASKRVVRTIPVGSRPCGIAFSPDGRQAYVVDHGYKDMAVIDTASWRIVRRVEVGLAPMAVAVAPDGRQAYVADEGADSVAVVDLSSLQVIRTIPVGEGPMEVAFTPDGKTAYVLNQHSNTLSLIDAATGTVQKTMDAGASPRSIALSADGKNVFVTNYGEENLSVIDTAGQRMVQHYRIPMM